A segment of the Sander lucioperca isolate FBNREF2018 chromosome 7, SLUC_FBN_1.2, whole genome shotgun sequence genome:
ttgtcttggttgacacgcctcttcaacattgcgtggaagtcggggacggtgcctaaggagtggcagaccggggtggtggttccccttttcaaaaagggggaccagagggtgtgtgccaattacaggggtatcacacttctcagcctccccggtaaagtctactccaaggtgctggaaaggagggttcggtcgatagtcgaacctcaggttgaagaggaacaatgcggattccgtcctggtcgtggaacaacggaccagatctttactctcgcaaggatcctggagggagcctgggagtatgcccaaccggtctacatgtgctttgtggatctggagaaggcgtatgaccgggtcccccgggagacactgtgggaggtgctgcgggagtatggggtgagggggtcccttctcagggccatccaatctctgtacgaccaaagcgagagctgtgtccgggttctcggcagtaagtcggactcgtttcaggtgagagttggcctccgccagggctgcgctttgtcaccaatcctgtttgtagtatttatggacaggatatcgaggcgtagtcggggtggagaggggttgcagtttggtgagctggggatctcatcgctgctttttgcagatgatgtggtcctgatggcatcgtcggcctgtgaccttcagcactcactggatcggttcgcagccgagtgtgaagcggctgggatgaggatcagcacctctaaatctgaggccatggttctcagcaggaaaccgatggagtgccttctccaggtagggaatgagtctttaccccaagtgaaggagttcaagtaccttggagtcttgttcgcgagtgagggaacaatggagcgggagattggtcggagaatcggcgcagcgggtgcggtattacactcaatttatcgcaccgttgtgacgaaaagagagctgagccagtaggcaaagctctcaatctaccggtcagttttcgttcctaccctcacctatggtcatgaaggctgggtcatgaccgaaagaacgagatccagggtacaagcggccgaaatgggtttcctcaggagggtggctggtgtctcccttagagatagggtgagaagctcagtcatccgtgaggagctcggagtagagccgctgctccttcgcgtcgaaaggagccagttgaggtggttcgggcatctggtaaggatgccccctgggcgcctccctagggaggttttccaggcacgtccagctgggaggaggcctcggggaagacccaggactaggtggagggattatatctccaacctggcctgggaacgcctcgggatcccccagtcggagctggttaatgtggctcaggaaagggaagtttggggtcccctgctggagctgctacccccgcgacccgttaccggataagcggaagaagatggatggatggatgaaaaccGGGATGCTTTTTAATTGCATTGCATGGtactaaacaaattatttggaatgaattcatgcatgaattaattcatgatttgtccattacttcattcctttatatcttatgaaccatcaggaattgacatgagttcatagcctctcattcatgacctcatgcatgaacaacacataaactaaagcattaggtaaggtgggtagcctacatcattatgcacaagttgtgttcaaatcagaatttgcgtacgtcgccaaattaatttccttgtttctgatatgaagatgagacgtgtgtgactcgaacatcccacatttaccaacaaaacgtacagcgaaagaccgtgcaaaacttttcagaccgtcctgccaacctgtatatattttaacatcaatgtagactgtaacgttttttcactctaaagtcgctgaagctgctgctgtttcaatcctgatGGCTCTCTTCTGCAGGCGGGGCTgttgctcagttccccccgcgactgacgcgcgcacacacacataaacacacacggtggacgcaggaaaaaccagagatgagacgacactataacctaaattgaggacagctcctgcaaaatcaggcattttgggccgcaacaatctcaaaaaaaagctgcaaaatcctggagggactggttaaaacGAGACAGCTAAGAAGAtgcattgcaacaatgtttacaaatatacattgtaatgctggctgcacagattatgcagacgcagaccgcaacgattgactgacacacacacaccttgttaAAATCATATGCTGGAcactttattagtctttctacatgggtttagttaatgattgGGCTATATTAAGACCATGTCGGCTATTTAATCATTGACAACCGGgatttcatagtggttggtgtaaacctggacattttagcgtcccggTTACACctggacattttagcgtcccggTTAAACCGGGACATCTGGTCATCctatagctagctagcgttagctggtaacttaagggaaagttggCAGATTTTCTGTACTGCCGTACATGCTGATTTACCCGTTGGTAAATCTctgctggatgactcgcttcaaaGGGTTGAAAATTGGCAACTTTCCgactttagcgtttagcttagcggagctccattgcaaccataaacaacactggcttggctgTGTCATcatccccagctccaccctcttcCCAAAAAATAGTCATGTCtggttaaaaaagaaatagatgGTGACACTCTTATCGGcaaactcaaggcttcaaaagggcagtccacaaaccaatgggtgccGTCACAAatgctacgtccattatttttaatgtattgGTGAGACAGACTTATGATTTTCTAAATGGATTTATGGATGTTTATTCTGAATGGATATCAGAGATAATGATATCAGCGGGTTCTGTGACTCCGCACACTGCTGTTTccctcagccaatcagattatTTCatagaggtcaaaggtcacacaTAAAGTCGTGCAGTAATACATACCCCGGAGACGATTCCctgaaacacaaagagagaaaggaatACCTTGATATACAAAGCTCCTAGATATTTACCTCTACATGTAAATCAGATCTGTACAGATGAATCAGaaagactgtcctcccccgaaaaaCATTACCATAACTCGTTTGATCGAGCAGCATTACGACCTATATTTAAGTTTATAGCAGCAGCaccctctagtggccatagtagttatgatgggagcaaagcaggaagtaaggtgatgAAGTATAAGAGCACCACATTTCTGCGTAAGGAGGCAGGTGGATGTGTCAAACAAACagcactttcacccaggagagcggggttcatgtcccgtttgaagtttttttctttacagaaCAAATGGAGCTACATCACGTTCTGCCAATACATTCTCACCCTCCCATCGCTAAAATACAGACGCTTACtcatgtgcctttggcgtttgttattcaccCTAAAAGACTCCTTTAGCGTCGGGACTCTTGATGTTATTTTTGACGCTCTGCGTCGGGACAtacactgactgacatgtggcaCAAAAACGAGACAGTTAGGTTTAAGAAAAGATCGTGGTCGGGTTTAttaaatgtacgtttcagtgacacgcaggacaagaacaggacacgaaccccagtctcctgggtgaaagtcctgtgttgtttgatccatccaccaccccaaccaacctccttgcCCAACATTTCGGCCTTCCTTTCTTTTACTACTCACTACCCTTGTCgctcttaaaggagaattccggtcgatttcaatatgtagctctgttgtttgtaaatttggagtgctctcagtagcgagaaaaactaaaacaatcggtgctgcctacaccgtgttatcctcctgctagagttagcagcCAACAGGCTTAAGCCGGCCACTCTGCAGGCTGAGCTGTggtgtggtgtcaggttacagcttgttgctaCAGTCATTACTATGGAAATAACCACGGCAAATGGGTTTTTTGGGGGAAAAATacgttttggaatattggattgtatgagtttggCAATCAACTAGTGTGGACTTCACCagaaaccaggaaataaacagaggtatggattaacacaacttttatgcatttctgtcacagctactgcagtcaaattcgctgtgttccctcggtaggaataactgcacatgggtaggcacttgtaatgacatttcaaacatgtttagaggctaaaaacaagcttaaaacttgccctgtttaagcctgttggctgctaactctagcaggaggataacatggtgtaggcagcaccgattgttttcgtttttctcgctactgagagcactccaaatttacaaacaacagagctacgggttgaaattgaccggaattctcctttaatactacgtcatcttacagcgccactGTCGCGCTGGTGCTCTGCCCGGTGTGTTCCATACAAACGTAATTTTTGCGTTGTCTCTGACGCTGAGAGCTACTGCCCAACCATCCATATtttacaagttgggagtgagaatgggttggttCTGCGTCACGCGTGTAACAAGAACTGAAGTAGCATcatattttaacccaaaccaacgtgtttaaagggtaactaccgtttttttaaaaccttgtgtctaagtgactaatagGAACAACGATTTTCAACAtttgtccagtattaagcgagattgctgcagtcggcagcggtgaaacaagctacaatgtaagttaatagggcaattgtccagcatGTATTTATGTTCaaacaaaagtgctcgttttgccactgacaggctcagattaatattctaagtgtctgagaacattatggaaaggatttcttgGGAGGTCAACCATTCTGTTAAAGAgtcacataaaaacatccgcaaaattgcgttcgctaaacaaaccagactccatgtatataaacagttttatttatttaatttatttcacctttatttttagtTTCTTATTTACAATGGTGGCCTGACAAGTGGCAAAGCCACTTAGGGAAAGGGAAGAAGGGCTAAAAATAGTAAGCAGTAATTTTAGcttcgtaaaatacacttcattcaaagtcgacagaaacaaaataaaactatgaaaagccgttttgggtcatctttccacttttccaacaactctagttttggttgaaataaaaacatagtttactgatttacatgtgaaaatatgttgcctctacacatgctaaaagtattttttttaaatggagtctggtgggtttagtgctagcgacttcagagttgtttctggttaaacagaaatgtatcaaagaggttttaaaaatgtctatctatgtagggatcctttccataattttGTCAGACACAATGATAATCTAAGCCTTTAAGTGGCAAAGAAAGTACTTTTAGTGAACCAaactgacgctgaacatttgccccattgggttacattgcagccggtctgtggctgctggttacagcgttcacgcttaatactggaccagtttcaaagattgttgttcctatcagtcacttacacacaaaaacataggaaaataggatccaggttgaaaaaaaacggtagttaccctttgaAACCGCAACCATTCTCTGGTTATTCCCTGCCACCGCTAGTGgagctaatttatgaaacgctttTGTGGATCGTGTTaaagggtaggaataaacagcTAAATCAAATctaatcaaatcaaatctgTACAGGTGAATCAGATCTGTACAGGTGAAtatttgctgaataaaaatGTCTTACACTTTGTCCAGAGGAAACACAAAcctggaaaacaaacaaaggcGAGTTTGAACAGATATCTAAGCTGATTAAAAAAGTGAGATAAAGAATCTACGTACATGAACGTAGAGATGGTCATGTTGTCCGGCGTGTTGTTTGATGACACGTCTCTGAGGAGGAAATATATCATCTTTCTTAAAGTTGCAGCAATGTTTTCTTATAGTATTCTTAAGAAcactttggttaaaaaaaaaaatttctaaTGAAGTTCAACACATCAAGTGACACAATGGGCAATATTCTCagtctgcgtgtgtgttttactttgtattactgtgtatgtgttgtgtatattgtgtatatttgtgACCTTGTGTCATCCTTGGTGTTGTTGACGTGTTGACGGGACTCAAACCTGCTGACGAAACAAGAAACCGATTATTTCAGCAGTGTTTTACGGAAGACAACATTTGTATCTTATGATTTTAAGATGTATTCttgtaactgtatttacaaACATGATTCTGAACTTATTGATAATTATAATAATCTCTATCTGTTAACGTTGAGTCAGAGATTTCTGTCACTAAGTGATTAATATTATTATCACAAGACATTTCAATTGAACTTTATTTATAGTTCATAACAGACATTATCCCAGGTCACTTtatagatagagtaggtctagaccacactcttttttttttctttttttttaacctttattttttcagggaaggttcactgagaggcagcctctcttctttttgcaggaacgccctgatcacattcacacagttacacattcatacctggaagctgcccagtacaaccacagtctgatctgacttGTGTTTGTCACAAGATAAGATCATAACAGTGAACTTTTCCTTAAATGAtttaacatttctttatttatttctgtctctTATCATTAATGACATCATGATATAATGTAATTACCAGGAGTGTTTCACataattagtattttttttacctttgttAATGTTCAGATTTTAtaatgacaatgttttttcatCATGTTGTGGAGATAAAGATGGTGTCATGACTCACCTGGTGGAGTTTTCCTCTCTGATCTTTAGCAGGTGAGAAGTGTCAGCGTTCAGATCATCACGCCTACACACAGATAACATCTTCATCTTCACATGTACTATTACATGtactataattattattattattattattattattattattttccaaaGAAAACACTTGTCATCTCTGCATtgggttttacatttttttatatggaaatgaatttttttttttttttattaatgttgtAGGCGTAAAGTGATTCCTACATTCTCCATTTAGGCTACATAACATTTCAGTCAACTAAAATGTGCATCATAGCCTACGTACATATACACCCGGGTGATGTGTAGAAGTCTGTTCCCCCTGTTTTCCTTCCTTTTAAAATGTAGTTAGGGGAACAGAGCTCCAGGGGTAAACAGAGTTTCATACAACACCAGCAccattttctcaaaatgttgCCAAACCTCAATAGCGGCCAGTTTCCATAGCTTTGGATTAAAAATTCAAAACAGAAaagttttaaaagaaaatgaagaaattgTGTGTAGACAGATTAATTTGCTTTCACCGCCAACGCCGCTGGTTAACTGTTACGCTTGATCTGCAGCGAGAATTTAGCaaacgtcaaaaaagtaatattaaaagacatttccagaacaaaaagtttttaaaaagttgctAAAAAGTATCAGACTGGGGATAAGAGAAAGCAGAGCAGTTAAAGCAGAGCAGTTGTACTTGGTTGTAGAATTGGATCAAATCTCCAAACTCAACTACTGCTGCTAGTTTgtcaaatgtgaaaaaaataaaaaaaaataattatgatATAACCCTCTCCACAACGACCACCAAAGACAGGGCCATTAAAAATTGCTACAAACATATTAATGAATGCTCATTTAGACCTACTATAGGCTAGTTTACACTTAAATTGACTGTTACCTTCATTATATGTTTCATATCTGTTTGTGGCTCAAGACAGATACCTTTTTTTTGGGGCCAAAAATGGCTCTTTGGATAGTAAAGGTTCCTGCCCTCTGGGTATCTAGACATGGCAAAGGTCCTTGTCACCGAAACGTCAACCAAATAAATTAACCAATGCAGAGGTGACAAATGTGTGCAGgaattttctttcctttttctttgaaaaatGATCTTCGGGGGGAATTGATTCCCTGCACCACAAACTTTCCATCCTCTAGTTTTATCTTCTGACCAGAGATTCATAAAGTGCATTTAAAGCTCACCTGTCGAATGAAGCAGGAAGAGGACCAGCGGAGaccctcatcatcatcatcattaccaTCATCATTACCATTGTCATCAGAGACAGAGCGGTAGACTGAACAGCCTTCATCATCTGATCCTCAATAGACAGTGAGGGAGAGAGTGGAGGCGACTGAATTTATACTCTTAGAGTCAACACATCTAAGGGTCAGTTTAGAGTCAACACATCTGAGGGTCAGTTTAGAGTCAACACATCTGAGGGTCAGTTGGAGCTCTTCATCATCAGCTGAAGGCCTCTGTCTGCAGTATGAAGGACGATGGTCCTCAGTGTGTTTACTCTTTCAGTTCATCATGGGAACTATCCGATCTATCTGACCTGGACTCTGTCGCCATGGAAACAACTGTAGTTTCAAGTCAGATAAGATAATGCCATCACGACATCAGCACGCAGAGTGAAACCTGCTCCTTCTTTTCTGTTctttaaatacagtacatacatacatacatacatacataaatacatacatacttacatacatacatacatacttacatacatatacatacatacatacagtatatatgtatatacatagaTATGTTTCTTGTGTTTTCTAGCCAAAAACAGAtatctctgtttttattttcctaaATCCAGGAAATATCAATCCAATATCAATATCAACTGGTGTTGTTGTTCTAATAAGAAATCTCATTTTAATTTTCATTAatcagtttttcattttttttattttgcactcAAAAGGGGAAATCAATCTATCTGGTGTTAACAGGTTTATTCatttaaagaatggcttgtatCAGTTTTTGCAGATGACCTCTGCTCATTACCTCTTGTAAATTTGACATGTTTGTAACAGTAAAATATTGTAAAACACCTTTTTTATCTGTAAAATGTTATTCCATGTTGCTTAGTTTGCCATTTCTTTTGCATGAATATCCAAAAGCAGCACAAAAGTTTTTTTCTATGAGTCTTTATGGTCAGAAACGTACTTGTGGGAtatgtgtacacagaggaaagccttgCTACTTTTtttagtgtagcatggagatTGTGTCATTATCCCTTTTCTCAAAGTTTATCTctgattcaatgaaaaagctgactaaacTAGACCAAAAAATTTGTGTCGCTGGGATCGAAAAGTAGCTGATGGTAACGTATGCCACTACGGTACAGCGGCATAAAGCTTTGTTTATACTCGGCGTGACACCATGGCCTCCATAGATGACTTGCTAGCTGCGAGCATGCACAGAGACGTTTAATGTATTGTTCGTTGCAGTATTCTCAAAAACGCCaggagacaaacaaacaaaattgtTTTCCGGTACACTAATAAGACGTAATAAGACATATTAGGcagtaaacaaacacagttATAGCCTAATTAGACACCATATTCCTAAATTATGTTGTAATTTGAAACTGCATGTAATGTCATACTAGACCCAAattataccccccccccccccaacaaaaAATACTGTACTATAACAGCTAAATAACAATTAGCAAATTATATGACAGTATCACATGTACAGAatgaaacagaaaacagaaaacaatggCACCTCCAGCAAAGCCATGACACgcacaaatagaaaaacaaacaagaactgCACCTCTGCTGTCACCCGCCAAGACATATCTCAGTCCTTTCCCCTTCTGGGGTTCACCACTTGTTGAATTTTATGTATCCTGTTCTGCATTTATCCTCTGTAAAAGTTGTgtctctttatttttatttttataaactgGTCAAATGGTTTGCAGATTTTCTCATACAcccacaatttgttttttaatataaatgttAATCTCTCCATGGACATACATTGAGCCATATTCTTGATCAAGCACAGATTGTGGGTTCATAGTTTTATTGAATCACCTCTATCCAGAATGTTTTAATTTGGTCACACTCCCAGACACAGTGCATAAAAGGTCCTTTAGCCTCattgcatttaaaacaaaggTCAGGTATATAaatgttgtatttatttaatttgacaggaGTTGTGTATGGCTGCATCATCCAATTATATTAGTATGTAGCTTTAAATTAATGTTTGCTGTTTGTTTCTGAGATGTGTCACAGGTCGCCCCTTGACCAATCCTTTTCCGAAATGTCCTCTTTTAAGTCCTCCCTCCATGTCTCAAGTCTGGTCATTGATGTTTCTTTAGAGCCAGATGCAAGCCAGTTATATGTTGATGAGATCAAACCCCTCTCATTGCAATTATGTGTTATA
Coding sequences within it:
- the zgc:193726 gene encoding uncharacterized protein zgc:193726 isoform X2 — translated: MMKAVQSTALSLMTMVMMMVMMMMMRVSAGPLPASFDRRDDLNADTSHLLKIREENSTRFESRQHVNNTKDDTRDVSSNNTPDNMTISTFMESSPGLGKGRCALSTCLTANLGASLQGGDETAGHATTDPFGIGKK
- the zgc:193726 gene encoding uncharacterized protein zgc:193726 isoform X1, translated to MMKAVQSTALSLMTMVMMMVMMMMMRVSAGPLPASFDRRDDLNADTSHLLKIREENSTSRFESRQHVNNTKDDTRDVSSNNTPDNMTISTFMESSPGLGKGRCALSTCLTANLGASLQGGDETAGHATTDPFGIGKK